Proteins co-encoded in one Taeniopygia guttata chromosome 4, bTaeGut7.mat, whole genome shotgun sequence genomic window:
- the AGA gene encoding N(4)-(beta-N-acetylglucosaminyl)-L-asparaginase has translation MAAGRGRGWQGVAVAVFLLAVLTPAGAASAAALPVVINTWAFRTAAETAWRVLESGGSELDAVEKGCSQCEIDQCDGSVGYGGSPDESGETTLDAMIMDGNTMEVGAVADLRRVKNAIGVARKVIEYTKHTLLVGESASLFAVRMGFPYEDLTTQKSLSLYSEWLNQNCQPNYWKNVVPDSSKSCGPYKRREEVTYREEHTSSQRSVHNHDTIGMVVIGVSGTVASGTSTNGAIHKLPGRVGDSPIAGAGSYADSTAGGAAATGDGDIMMRFLPSYQAVEYMRMGTDPTVACQKVISRIQKYAPKFFGAIICANTTGSYGAACNKIPGFTQFHFMVSSPLLSRPTEQVVDCI, from the exons aTGGCGGCGGGACGcggcaggggctggcagggagtgGCGGTCGCGGTTTTCTTGCTCGCTGTGCTGACGCCGGCGGGCGCCGCCTCAGCTGCCGCTCTGCCTGTAGTCATCAACACCTGGGCGTTCAGGACGGCCGCAGAGACAG CTTGGAGAGTATTAGAGTCAGGAGGTTCAGAGCTGGATGCGGTCGAGAAAGGCTGCAGTCAGTGTGAGATCGATCAGTGCGATGGGAGCGTGGGATATGGAGGAAGCCCAGATGAAAGTGGAGAAACAACTCTGGATGCAATGATTATGGATGG CAACACTATGGAAGTTGGGGCTGTTGCGGATCTCAGGCGTGTGAAAAATGCAATTGGTGTAGCACGAAAGGTCATTGAATACACTAAGCATACATTACTAGTGGGAGAGTCAG CCTCCCTGTTTGCTGTAAGAATGGGGTTTCCATATGAAGATTTAACTACCCAGAAATCCCTTTCACTGTATTCAGAGTGGCTTAATCAAAACTGTCAGCCAAACTACTGGAAG AACGTGGTGCCAGACTCTTCCAAATCCTGTGGACCATATAAACGGCGTGAAGAAGTAACTTACAGAGAAGAACACACCAGCTCACAGAGAAGTGTTCATAACCATGATACTATTG GTATGGTTGTAATTGGTGTGAGTGGAACCGTTGCTTCTGGGACATCTACTAATGGTGCAATCCACAAACTTCCAGG ACGTGTGGGAGATTCTCCGATAGCTGGAGCAGGATCTTACGCAGATAGTACAGCcggaggagctgcagccactgGGGATGGTGACATCATGATGCGCTTCTTACCCAG ttatcaAGCTGTGGAATATATGAGGATGGGAACAGACCCAACAGTAGCCTGTCAAAAAGTTATTTCCAGAATCCAGAAGTACGCTCCAAAGTTCTTTGGTGCTATCATTTGTGCTAATACAACTGGAAGTTATG gtGCTGCATGTAATAAAATTCCAGGATTCACTCAGTTTCATTTCATGGTTTCAAGCCCTTTGCTAAGTCGACCAACTGAGCAAGTAGTAGACTGCATTTAA